In a single window of the Melioribacteraceae bacterium genome:
- a CDS encoding sigma-70 family RNA polymerase sigma factor — protein sequence MKITKQFTNRESKSLDQYLQEIGKVDLLTPDDEIDLAIRIKKGDQFALDRLTKANLRFVVSVAKQYQNQGLPLGDLINEGNLGLIKAGKRFDETRGFKFISYAVWWIRQSIMQAIAEQSRMVRLPLNRVGALNKMGKALSQLEQEYERRPSPEEIAEQLDMDVSDVTYAMQIAGRHVSMDAPFAHSDDNNNSLLDIMPNEDQPTPDHTLMKESLKAEIERSLSTLTEREAEVIRLYFGLGKEHSLTLEEIGEKLNLTRERVRQIKEKALIRLRHSTRSKNLKAYLG from the coding sequence TTGAAGATCACAAAACAATTTACCAATCGGGAAAGTAAATCTCTCGATCAGTACCTTCAAGAAATCGGTAAAGTAGATCTTTTAACGCCTGATGATGAAATTGACTTAGCGATAAGAATAAAAAAAGGGGATCAATTTGCGCTAGACCGCCTTACCAAAGCAAATCTTAGATTTGTGGTTAGTGTTGCTAAACAGTATCAAAATCAAGGGTTGCCTCTCGGTGATTTAATTAACGAAGGTAATTTGGGTTTGATCAAAGCGGGTAAAAGATTTGATGAAACCAGAGGTTTTAAATTTATTTCTTATGCCGTTTGGTGGATTCGTCAATCAATTATGCAGGCAATAGCGGAACAATCTCGTATGGTCCGCCTCCCTCTTAACAGAGTCGGTGCTCTCAATAAAATGGGTAAAGCCTTAAGCCAGCTTGAACAAGAGTATGAGAGAAGACCAAGTCCTGAAGAAATTGCTGAACAATTAGATATGGATGTATCCGATGTGACATATGCGATGCAAATTGCTGGAAGACACGTATCAATGGACGCTCCATTCGCTCATAGTGATGATAATAATAATAGTCTATTAGATATTATGCCAAACGAAGATCAACCTACTCCCGATCATACACTGATGAAGGAATCTTTAAAAGCAGAAATCGAGAGATCACTCTCCACATTAACAGAACGTGAAGCGGAAGTTATTCGTCTTTATTTTGGTTTAGGAAAAGAACACTCCTTAACCTTGGAAGAAATTGGTGAGAAACTGAATCTTACCCGTGAGAGAGTACGGCAAATTAAGGAGAAAGCTTTAATCAGATTACGACACTCTACAAGAAGTAAAAACCTCAAAGCTTATTTAGGTTAA
- a CDS encoding phosphoribosylanthranilate isomerase, with amino-acid sequence MKVKICGITNIEDAILSAELGADMLGFIFYPQSKRYISPEKCKDIIAEVPTGIKKVGVFVNDSYEVINRIVEQTKIDVVQLHGDETTSVIHKIKADVIKAFRVSNNFDFAQIEIFKKYQILLDSSDANNYGGTGKTFHWDIIPEDLRDKIILAGGISVENIEYVFDNIYPLGVDLSSSLEISPGKKDPVKLKDFFAIIKKLKGKNVNYHES; translated from the coding sequence TTGAAAGTTAAAATTTGTGGAATTACCAATATTGAAGATGCAATCCTTTCGGCAGAACTGGGTGCCGATATGCTGGGATTCATTTTTTACCCGCAAAGCAAAAGATACATTTCACCAGAAAAATGTAAAGATATTATCGCTGAAGTTCCAACGGGTATTAAAAAAGTGGGCGTATTTGTTAACGACTCATATGAAGTTATTAATAGAATAGTTGAGCAAACAAAAATTGATGTAGTCCAACTTCATGGTGATGAAACTACCTCAGTCATTCATAAAATTAAAGCAGATGTTATAAAAGCTTTCAGAGTAAGCAATAACTTCGATTTTGCCCAAATAGAAATATTTAAGAAATATCAAATTTTATTGGATTCAAGTGATGCGAACAATTATGGCGGTACCGGTAAAACATTTCACTGGGATATAATTCCAGAAGATTTGAGGGATAAAATAATTTTAGCCGGCGGAATATCAGTAGAAAATATAGAATATGTTTTTGATAATATTTACCCACTTGGAGTTGATTTATCCTCTTCACTCGAAATATCACCTGGTAAAAAAGATCCGGTAAAACTAAAAGACTTTTTTGCGATCATAAAAAAATTAAAGGGAAAAAATGTTAATTATCATGAATCTTGA
- the trpC gene encoding indole-3-glycerol phosphate synthase TrpC — translation MSILAKIIEVKKKEIELLKESSPISFLKNYPHFAKPTVSFSNSLVINNRISVIAEIKQASPSKGILCDNFNHRNIGESYIKSGVNAISILTDKEFFTGDITFLKDISLFSSIPLLRKDFIIDEHQIWEAKANGASAILLISEILSSAQIKELTFCAKELGLDVLLELHSITELNKIDFSLNNIIGINNRNLEDFSVDLNSSFLISKELPKDVIKVSESGIHNNDQLKRLYDNGFNAVLVGEHFMRSSNLEESVKQFISWSKFES, via the coding sequence ATGAGCATTCTTGCAAAAATTATTGAGGTCAAGAAAAAAGAGATTGAGTTACTTAAAGAGAGTTCCCCAATTTCATTTTTGAAGAATTATCCTCACTTTGCCAAACCCACAGTTTCCTTCTCAAATTCATTAGTAATAAACAATCGCATTTCTGTTATCGCGGAAATTAAACAAGCCTCCCCTTCTAAAGGAATATTGTGCGATAATTTTAATCACCGAAATATTGGAGAGTCATATATTAAATCCGGTGTAAACGCAATTTCCATTTTAACTGACAAAGAATTTTTTACGGGAGATATAACCTTTTTAAAGGATATAAGTCTTTTTTCCAGCATCCCGCTGCTCAGAAAAGATTTCATAATTGATGAGCACCAGATATGGGAAGCCAAAGCAAATGGTGCATCAGCAATTTTGTTGATTTCTGAAATTCTCTCCTCTGCACAAATAAAAGAATTAACATTCTGCGCCAAAGAACTTGGACTGGATGTTTTGTTAGAACTTCATTCAATAACAGAACTAAACAAAATTGATTTTTCCTTGAACAATATTATTGGGATTAATAATCGCAATTTGGAAGATTTCTCTGTTGATCTTAATTCATCATTCTTAATATCAAAAGAGTTACCAAAGGATGTTATAAAAGTTTCGGAAAGCGGAATACATAATAATGATCAGCTAAAAAGACTTTATGACAATGGATTTAATGCCGTGCTTGTTGGTGAACATTTTATGAGATCCTCGAACTTGGAAGAATCGGTTAAACAGTTTATTTCGTGGAGCAAATTTGAAAGTTAA
- the trpD gene encoding anthranilate phosphoribosyltransferase — translation MIKEIIEKIADKVDLTIDEATSIATMIMTGELSNVQISGLLIGLKVKGETPEEIAGFARAMREKSIKIDHDYENVIDVCGTGGDSSGTFNISTAASFVVAGAGVKIAKHGNRSISSKSGSSDVLSELGVNINLSRESATEALNKFGITFLFAPLYHPAMKFAAPVRTELGVKTIFNLLGPLTNPANTKKQLIGTYSRKTADLMSKAASYLGMEKICFVNTDDKFDEISLTGDSEILEYNSSGILNNYRLNHLDFGYEKIKLKNIMGNSPKHNSDIINSVLRDKIRNDAYYVVAANASLALCTAGVSNELKECVALAEESIDSGRAYEKLIALINFSGANA, via the coding sequence ATGATCAAAGAGATAATTGAAAAAATTGCAGATAAAGTCGATTTGACAATTGATGAAGCAACCAGCATTGCAACAATGATTATGACTGGAGAATTATCTAATGTTCAAATATCGGGATTGCTCATCGGCTTAAAAGTAAAAGGTGAAACGCCGGAAGAAATTGCCGGATTTGCAAGAGCAATGCGTGAAAAAAGTATAAAGATTGATCATGATTATGAGAATGTAATAGACGTTTGCGGAACCGGTGGTGATTCGAGTGGAACATTTAATATTTCTACGGCAGCTTCATTTGTTGTTGCGGGAGCGGGAGTTAAGATTGCAAAACATGGGAACCGCTCAATTTCAAGTAAAAGCGGAAGCTCTGATGTACTTTCAGAACTCGGCGTTAATATAAACTTGAGTAGAGAATCGGCAACAGAGGCTCTAAATAAATTCGGCATTACATTTTTATTTGCCCCATTATACCACCCGGCGATGAAATTCGCCGCTCCGGTTCGCACTGAACTTGGTGTTAAAACCATATTTAATTTACTTGGACCATTAACCAATCCGGCAAATACTAAGAAACAACTTATCGGAACTTATTCACGGAAGACCGCAGATTTGATGTCCAAAGCGGCTTCATATCTTGGAATGGAAAAGATTTGTTTTGTTAATACCGATGATAAATTTGATGAAATTTCATTGACCGGAGATTCAGAAATTTTAGAATACAATTCCTCCGGCATATTAAACAACTACCGGTTGAACCATTTGGATTTTGGGTACGAAAAGATTAAACTAAAAAACATAATGGGCAATTCTCCAAAACATAATTCAGATATTATCAATTCGGTGCTCAGAGACAAAATTAGAAATGACGCTTATTATGTAGTTGCGGCTAATGCTTCTCTGGCATTGTGCACAGCGGGGGTTTCTAATGAATTAAAAGAGTGTGTGGCATTGGCGGAAGAATCAATAGACTCGGGCAGGGCTTATGAAAAATTAATTGCACTGATCAATTTTAGCGGAGCTAATGCATGA
- a CDS encoding aminodeoxychorismate/anthranilate synthase component II, with protein sequence MKILIIDNYDSFTFNLVQIVGEYTHDLIIKRNDKITIDEISELAPDKILISPGPGRPEDSNISLEIIKNLGQHIPLLGVCLGHQGIGIAFGGIVTNAPYLMHGKSSQIIHDGKTIYKDIPQKFDAGRYHSLAIDKTTFPDVLEISAETEDGIIMGVRHKLHPIEGIQFHPESILTKVGKELIKNWVDL encoded by the coding sequence ATGAAGATATTGATAATAGATAATTACGACTCATTCACTTTTAATCTTGTACAGATTGTTGGTGAATATACTCACGATTTAATCATCAAACGAAATGACAAAATTACAATTGATGAAATTTCAGAATTAGCTCCGGATAAAATTCTTATTTCGCCGGGCCCAGGTCGTCCTGAAGATTCCAATATATCTTTAGAGATCATAAAAAATCTGGGTCAACATATTCCCCTTCTCGGTGTTTGTTTAGGTCATCAAGGTATTGGAATCGCATTCGGCGGTATTGTAACAAATGCACCATATTTAATGCATGGTAAATCATCACAAATAATTCATGATGGAAAAACAATTTATAAAGATATTCCTCAAAAATTCGACGCAGGTAGATATCATTCATTAGCTATTGACAAAACTACTTTTCCAGATGTGCTCGAAATTAGTGCTGAGACAGAAGATGGAATAATTATGGGAGTCCGTCATAAACTTCATCCCATTGAAGGTATTCAATTCCATCCCGAATCAATATTGACAAAAGTTGGAAAAGAGTTAATTAAAAATTGGGTAGATCTATGA
- a CDS encoding universal stress protein, which yields MELINRILVPIDFSDYSKSALKYAAQIAKFFEASITLVYVVEPMIYPADFSMGQVAIPSTDMHLHERAEEELNTLAKSVIDSSLKVDVVIKTGKPFVEINETAQEIDADLIIIATHGHTGVEHILFGSTAEKVVRKAPCPVLTLRNPIKGFHFSNITS from the coding sequence ATGGAATTAATAAACAGAATCTTAGTTCCTATTGATTTTTCCGATTATTCAAAATCCGCTCTAAAATATGCAGCGCAAATTGCTAAATTTTTTGAAGCCAGCATCACACTTGTTTATGTTGTAGAACCAATGATTTATCCCGCTGATTTTAGTATGGGGCAGGTTGCAATTCCTTCAACAGATATGCATCTTCATGAGAGAGCCGAGGAAGAATTAAATACTTTGGCAAAATCAGTGATCGACTCCAGTCTTAAAGTGGATGTTGTTATTAAAACAGGAAAACCATTTGTTGAAATTAATGAGACAGCACAAGAAATTGATGCTGATCTTATAATTATTGCCACACATGGGCACACCGGAGTAGAACATATTTTATTTGGAAGTACTGCTGAAAAAGTCGTTAGGAAAGCTCCCTGTCCTGTTCTAACATTAAGAAACCCAATAAAAGGATTTCACTTTTCCAATATAACTAGCTGA
- a CDS encoding tetratricopeptide repeat protein has protein sequence MRFKPVYIYLLLFVVVIAALVFFSDTTKKGTSTNSNNQMPNDEIHSNIDAEGDVPSKDNVMAEVGRRLDSLTTEVKKNPNDTLKVRELADLLTMAHRPDEAVAYYESILKRDPRRIDILLQLTFVHYQTGEFDLAENYTNKILQIDSKSAIALFNLAAIAQAKGDSEKAKKIWEKVAKENPNSQIGHIAEQSIIQLNKIKAGTD, from the coding sequence ATGAGATTCAAACCCGTTTATATCTATTTGCTACTTTTTGTTGTTGTAATTGCTGCATTAGTATTTTTTTCTGATACTACAAAAAAAGGGACAAGCACAAATTCTAATAACCAGATGCCTAATGATGAGATCCATAGCAACATTGATGCTGAGGGAGATGTACCTTCAAAGGATAACGTTATGGCTGAAGTTGGGAGAAGATTAGATAGCCTTACTACAGAAGTTAAAAAAAATCCAAATGATACATTAAAAGTTCGAGAACTTGCGGATTTATTGACGATGGCACATCGCCCAGATGAAGCCGTTGCTTATTATGAGTCAATTCTAAAAAGAGATCCGAGAAGAATTGATATTCTGCTCCAGTTAACATTTGTTCATTATCAAACAGGTGAATTTGATTTAGCCGAAAACTATACTAATAAAATATTGCAAATTGATTCCAAGAGCGCAATCGCACTATTCAACCTTGCGGCTATAGCTCAGGCAAAAGGGGACTCGGAGAAAGCAAAAAAGATCTGGGAAAAAGTGGCAAAAGAGAATCCGAATAGTCAAATTGGACATATAGCAGAACAATCAATTATTCAATTGAATAAGATAAAAGCGGGAACAGATTAA
- the trpE gene encoding anthranilate synthase component I, which translates to MNFVEFKEKAKNFNIIPVYEKMTADTLTPVLAYLRIREKGVTSFLLESVEGIGRLARYSFIAKNPKSIITNVNNSLKVCNSNGEVAHTGSIFEYLKETIKNYKYAKVDELPDFAGGIVGYFGFETIALIEDVIKFKNEDKLEIPDSELGLFSSIIAFDHFKHQIILINNVFIDNNSALEEQYSAAKEELKKLRRELTTSKESISAFKVNLKNEAESDFPKLVERAKENIYDGDVFQIVLSKRFDADFEGDLINVYRALRIINPSPYMYFMEFDNNFSIIGTSPEDLLKVKNRKAEILPIAGTRRRGKTEEEDLALEKNLLDDPKEIAEHTMLVDLARNDLGRVCKYGTVKISEKMKINRFSHVMHIVSRVEGILDDDKDCIDALTNSFPAGTVTGAPKIRAIQLINEYENISRNVYAGAIGYIDFSGNLDLCIAIRTLFAKDNKIYWQAGAGIVADSIPELELKEINNKSSVLISALKYAEVIDEDIDNR; encoded by the coding sequence ATGAATTTTGTAGAATTCAAAGAGAAAGCAAAAAATTTCAACATAATTCCGGTTTATGAAAAAATGACCGCTGATACACTAACCCCGGTTCTTGCCTACCTAAGGATAAGGGAAAAAGGTGTTACATCTTTTCTACTTGAATCTGTTGAAGGAATTGGACGATTAGCACGCTATTCGTTCATCGCAAAAAATCCCAAGAGCATAATTACTAATGTTAATAATTCACTAAAGGTTTGTAATAGTAACGGAGAAGTTGCTCACACCGGTAGTATTTTCGAATATCTCAAAGAAACCATTAAAAATTATAAATATGCTAAGGTTGATGAACTGCCCGACTTTGCCGGCGGTATTGTCGGCTACTTCGGTTTTGAAACTATTGCTCTGATTGAAGATGTAATCAAATTTAAAAATGAGGATAAATTAGAAATCCCCGATTCCGAGCTGGGGCTGTTCTCCTCTATAATTGCTTTCGATCATTTCAAACATCAAATAATTTTGATAAATAATGTGTTCATTGATAATAATTCAGCTCTGGAAGAACAGTACTCTGCAGCAAAGGAGGAGTTGAAAAAATTACGAAGAGAATTAACAACTAGTAAAGAATCGATTTCCGCTTTCAAAGTTAATTTGAAAAATGAAGCAGAATCTGATTTTCCAAAACTTGTTGAAAGAGCTAAAGAAAATATTTACGATGGCGATGTTTTTCAAATTGTACTATCAAAAAGATTCGATGCAGATTTTGAGGGGGATTTAATTAATGTTTATAGAGCTCTCAGAATTATAAATCCTTCTCCTTATATGTACTTCATGGAATTTGATAATAACTTTTCTATTATCGGAACCTCCCCCGAAGATCTCTTAAAAGTTAAAAATAGAAAAGCTGAAATTTTGCCAATCGCCGGAACTCGTCGTAGAGGTAAAACAGAAGAAGAAGATTTAGCGCTTGAGAAAAACTTGCTCGATGATCCAAAAGAAATTGCTGAACACACGATGCTTGTTGATTTAGCCCGCAACGATCTCGGTAGAGTTTGTAAATATGGCACTGTTAAAATTTCGGAGAAGATGAAAATAAACCGTTTCTCACATGTTATGCATATTGTTTCGAGAGTTGAAGGAATACTTGATGATGATAAGGATTGCATTGACGCATTAACAAATTCTTTTCCGGCTGGTACAGTAACGGGAGCACCAAAAATTAGAGCAATCCAGCTAATAAACGAATATGAGAACATTTCACGAAATGTTTATGCGGGAGCAATTGGGTATATTGATTTTAGCGGCAATCTCGATTTATGCATAGCAATACGAACACTCTTTGCGAAGGACAATAAAATTTATTGGCAAGCTGGCGCCGGAATTGTTGCTGACAGCATACCTGAACTGGAGTTGAAGGAAATCAATAATAAAAGTTCTGTATTAATTAGCGCGTTAAAATACGCGGAGGTTATTGATGAAGATATTGATAATAGATAA
- the aroF gene encoding 3-deoxy-7-phosphoheptulonate synthase codes for MLIIMNLDAPRADIEKVKNRINSFNCTAHEIPGALKLAIGITGPSEHLKVEDFQLLNSVEDVIKVTKKYKLVSRMMKNEDTIINVNGNTIGGKELMIIAGPCSVESRDQLFEIAGMLKEMGINLLRAGAYKPRSSPYAFQGLKEKGLEYLADVKKELGMSIVTELLNQSTINEVAEVADIIQIGARNMQNYSLLAEVGKTQKPILLKRGLSATIEELLLSAEYIVSQNNFNVILCERGIRTFETATRNTLDLNAVPVIKKHSHLPIIVDPSHGIGIGEKVPAMAMASVACGADGLILEVHQKPEEALSDGYQSMNPAAFKQLLNKIKQLAPIVDKELK; via the coding sequence ATGTTAATTATCATGAATCTTGACGCCCCTCGCGCGGATATTGAGAAAGTAAAAAATAGAATCAACTCATTTAACTGCACCGCGCATGAAATTCCGGGCGCTCTTAAACTTGCTATTGGTATTACCGGGCCGAGTGAACATTTAAAAGTTGAAGATTTCCAACTGCTTAATTCGGTTGAAGATGTGATTAAAGTAACGAAGAAGTATAAACTTGTAAGCCGAATGATGAAGAATGAGGATACTATTATTAATGTAAATGGGAATACGATTGGTGGTAAAGAATTAATGATAATTGCGGGACCATGCTCGGTTGAATCGCGCGATCAACTTTTTGAAATTGCCGGAATGCTCAAAGAAATGGGTATTAATTTATTACGAGCCGGCGCTTATAAACCTCGCTCAAGTCCTTATGCTTTTCAAGGATTAAAAGAGAAGGGATTGGAATATCTGGCAGATGTGAAAAAGGAATTGGGGATGAGTATTGTAACTGAATTGCTGAATCAATCTACTATTAATGAAGTTGCGGAGGTTGCCGATATAATTCAAATTGGCGCTCGCAATATGCAAAATTACTCCCTATTGGCTGAAGTTGGTAAAACTCAGAAACCTATATTATTGAAGAGAGGATTGTCCGCGACTATCGAAGAATTATTGCTGAGCGCCGAGTATATAGTATCGCAAAATAATTTTAATGTAATCCTTTGTGAACGTGGAATTCGAACATTTGAAACAGCCACAAGAAATACACTTGATTTGAATGCGGTACCCGTAATAAAAAAACATTCTCATCTACCAATAATAGTTGATCCATCACATGGAATTGGAATAGGTGAAAAAGTTCCGGCTATGGCTATGGCCTCGGTTGCGTGTGGCGCAGATGGGTTGATCTTGGAAGTGCATCAGAAACCAGAAGAAGCTCTTTCGGATGGATATCAATCCATGAATCCGGCTGCCTTTAAACAACTTCTGAATAAAATAAAACAATTGGCTCCAATAGTTGATAAGGAATTAAAATGA
- a CDS encoding sigma-70 family RNA polymerase sigma factor — MNITAKPIDQNTQKKYSEFDSEIMPFKDALKSFALKMTNDIEDAEDLLQDTLLKAFRFFDKFEKGTNAKAWLFQIMKNTFINNYRKSSKQPNKVDFDDVQNFYENIKADEVKIQHSENDAFSDVLDDEIVNALSILPDDFRTIVFLSDIEGYTYEEIADFMDCPIGTVRSRLHRARKMMYALLYEYAHSNGYTSKHKEKKSKYLLKKLQEEVA; from the coding sequence ATGAACATCACAGCGAAACCGATCGACCAAAATACCCAGAAAAAGTATTCTGAATTTGATTCTGAAATTATGCCTTTTAAAGATGCATTAAAAAGTTTTGCACTAAAAATGACTAATGATATTGAGGATGCAGAGGATTTACTGCAGGATACATTATTAAAAGCTTTTAGATTTTTTGATAAATTCGAAAAAGGCACTAATGCAAAAGCTTGGCTTTTCCAGATTATGAAAAATACCTTTATTAATAATTACCGTAAATCCTCGAAGCAGCCAAATAAAGTTGATTTTGACGATGTACAAAACTTTTATGAAAACATAAAAGCTGATGAAGTCAAAATTCAGCATTCAGAAAATGATGCGTTTAGTGATGTACTTGATGATGAGATAGTTAATGCTTTATCAATACTCCCTGATGATTTCAGAACTATTGTTTTCTTATCTGATATCGAGGGGTACACTTACGAGGAGATAGCCGATTTCATGGATTGTCCAATTGGAACCGTTAGATCTAGGCTGCACAGAGCTCGAAAAATGATGTATGCCCTGCTATATGAATATGCTCATTCAAATGGATATACTTCTAAGCATAAAGAAAAAAAATCAAAATATCTTCTTAAAAAATTACAAGAGGAGGTTGCTTAA
- a CDS encoding aminotransferase class V-fold PLP-dependent enzyme: MNLEKYFEHYRNNIIGIDQTFSTPYGLKKIIYADWIASGRLYNPIEKIIEEKFYPFVGNTHSESSATGTTMTAAYHEARSIIKNHVNASNSDVLIFAGSGMTSAINKFQRLLGLKICEQLQKYTNVPTDEKPVVFLTHMEHHSNHTSWLETICDVVVIEPDENGLINIDHFTELLEQYKNRKLKIGSFTAASNVTGIETPYHTLAKMMHNYGGLCFVDFAAAAPYVNINMHPNDPDEKLDAIFFSPHKFLGGPGTAGVLIFDSNLYKIRVPDHPGGGTVDWTNPWGGHMYIKDIELREDGGTPGFIQAIRAALSIKLKEEMGVLNILSREHELLKTAFARLTKIPTLHILAQESKNRLGIISFYVEDIHYNLMVKILNDRYGIQMRGGCSCAGTYGHYLLHVDPTRSKRITDKINEGDLSEKPGWVRFSLHPTMTDNELIIIIDAIEEIITNIDLWSKEYSYSSKTNEFKHSSEKQYSIDVADWFKIK; the protein is encoded by the coding sequence ATGAATCTCGAAAAGTATTTTGAACACTATAGAAATAATATTATTGGTATAGATCAAACCTTTAGCACACCTTATGGATTGAAAAAAATTATATATGCCGACTGGATTGCCAGCGGAAGATTATATAATCCGATCGAAAAAATTATTGAGGAAAAGTTTTACCCGTTTGTAGGAAATACTCATTCGGAATCATCGGCAACCGGAACTACAATGACCGCCGCATACCATGAAGCAAGATCCATAATTAAGAATCATGTGAATGCATCAAACTCAGATGTATTGATTTTTGCGGGATCCGGGATGACCTCAGCTATTAATAAATTTCAACGATTATTAGGTTTGAAAATCTGTGAGCAACTTCAAAAATATACCAATGTGCCCACTGATGAAAAACCGGTTGTATTTTTAACTCATATGGAACATCATTCCAATCATACATCATGGCTTGAAACAATTTGCGACGTAGTTGTAATTGAACCGGATGAAAATGGATTAATAAATATTGATCATTTTACTGAATTACTTGAACAATATAAAAACCGAAAATTAAAAATAGGCTCATTCACCGCTGCCTCAAATGTAACCGGTATTGAAACTCCCTATCATACTTTAGCAAAGATGATGCATAACTATGGCGGATTGTGTTTCGTTGATTTTGCCGCCGCGGCTCCATACGTAAATATTAATATGCACCCCAACGATCCGGATGAAAAACTTGACGCGATTTTCTTTTCACCTCATAAATTTTTAGGGGGACCGGGTACAGCGGGAGTTTTAATATTCGACTCAAATCTTTACAAAATTCGAGTGCCCGATCATCCTGGTGGAGGTACTGTGGATTGGACAAATCCATGGGGCGGACATATGTACATTAAAGATATCGAGCTTCGTGAAGATGGAGGAACACCCGGTTTTATTCAGGCAATAAGAGCTGCTCTTTCCATAAAACTAAAAGAAGAGATGGGTGTTCTAAATATTCTTTCCAGAGAACATGAATTGTTGAAAACAGCATTTGCCCGTTTAACAAAAATTCCCACATTACATATTCTTGCTCAGGAATCAAAGAATAGACTTGGGATTATTTCATTTTATGTTGAGGATATCCACTACAATTTAATGGTGAAAATACTTAACGACCGCTATGGCATTCAGATGCGGGGCGGATGCTCTTGCGCCGGAACTTATGGGCACTATTTACTGCATGTTGATCCGACAAGATCAAAAAGAATTACAGATAAAATAAATGAGGGCGATCTTTCAGAAAAACCGGGTTGGGTTCGTTTTTCTCTTCACCCTACTATGACAGATAACGAATTAATAATAATTATTGATGCGATTGAAGAAATAATAACCAACATTGATTTATGGAGTAAAGAGTATTCTTATTCCTCAAAGACAAATGAATTTAAGCATAGCTCTGAGAAGCAGTATTCAATAGATGTTGCTGATTGGTTTAAAATAAAATAA